CATCAACGCCGGTGGCCACGACGTGGAGTGGCTCACCGAGGAGCAGCTGGCCGCCGCGCCCGCGCGCGTGCCGCTGGCCGACTACCGGGCATGGTTCGACAAGCTCGACCCGGAGCTGCGCAGCGGCATGCTGGAGGCCTGGGGCGAACCGCCGGGCAACCTGTACGTCGACGGCGACGACATCGTGCTCGCCTCCCTCCAGTTCGGGAACGTCGTCGTGATGATCCAGCCGCCGCGCGGCTTCGGTGAGAACCCGATCGCGATCTACCACGACCCGGACATGCCGCCGTCGCACCACTACATGGCCGCCTACCGGTGGCTGGACAACAGCTTCGGCGCCGACGCCGTCGTCCACATGGGCAAGCACGGCACGATGGAGTGGCTGCCCGGCAAGGGCCTCGGCCTCAGCGGGGGCTGCGCGCCGGACGCCGTCCTCGGTGAGCTGCCGCTCATCTACCCCTTCATCGTCAACGACCCCGGTGAGGGCACCCAGGCCAAGCGCCGCGGGCACGCCACCGTCGTCGACCACCTGGTCCCGCCCATGGCGCGTGCGGACACCTACGGCGACCTGGCCAAACTGGAGCAGCTCCTCGACGAGTACGCGCTCGTCTCCGACCTGGACCCGACGAAGGCACCGGCCGTGCGGGCGCAGATCTGGACGCTGGTGAAGGCCGCCGAGCTCCACCACGACCTGCATGTCGAGGACCAGCCGGACGACGACGCCTTCGACGAGTTCGTCATGCACATCGACGGCTATCTGTGCGAGATCAAGGACGTGCAGATCCGCGACGGGCTGCACATCCTCGGCGGGGGCCCGGTCGACGAGGCACGGGTCAACCTCGTGCTCGCCGTGCTGCGCGCCTCACAGGTGTGGGGCGGGCAGGCGAACGCGCTGCCGGGACTGCGGGCCTCCTTCGCGGCCCATTTCGGGCTGGTCGAGAAGGAGTTGCTCGCCGAACCCGGGGCGCCGCTGAAGGTGCCGGTGGAGCTCTCCGACCTCGTCAAGGGCCCGTCGCGTACGGCCGCCGACGCGATCGACCTGCTGGAGCAGCTGTGCCGGCGGGTCGCGGAGGGGATGGAGGCGCGGGGCTGGGACGCCGCGCTCGTCCCGGCTCTCGTCCGTGATGTGCTCGGCACCGAACTGCCCGACGCGGTCGCGGTGCTGGAGTTCGCCTGCGACGAGGTCGTACCGCGGCTCGCGAGGACCACCGACGAGATCGGCCACATCCTCAAGGCGCTGAACGGCGGTTACGTCCCCGCCGGACCGTCCGGCTCCCCCACCCGCGGTCTCGTCAACGTGCTCCCGACCGGCCGCAACTTCTACTCGGTCGACCCCAAGGCCATTCCGTCCCGGCTCAGTTGGGAGGTCGGGCAGTCGCTCGCCGACTCGCTGGTGCAGCGGTATCTCCAGGACACCGGCGAGTACCCGAAGTCCGTCGGTCTGACGGTCTGGGGTACCTCCGCGATGCGCACCCAGGGCGACGACATCGCCGAGATCCTCGCGCTGCTGGGCTGCCGTCCGGTGTGGGACGACGCCTCGCGACGGGTGACCGGCTTCGAGATCATCGGCCTGGAGGAGCTGGGCCGTCCCCGTATCGACGTGACGGTCCGCATCTCCGGCTTCTTCCGGGACGCGTTCCCGCACGTCGTCGCGCTGATCGACGACGCCGTGCGCAAGGTCGCCGAGCTGGCCGAGCCCGCCGACCGGAACTTCGTCAAGGCCCACGCCGACGAGGACACCGCCGAGCACGGTGACCGGCGGCGCGCGACGGCCCGTATCTTCGGCTCCAAGCCGGGTGCGTACGGCGCGGGTCTGCTGCCGCTGATCGACGCGCGCAACTGGCGCTCGGACGCGGACCTCGCCGAGGTGTACGCCGTCTGGGGCGGTTACGCCTACGGGCGCGGGCTCGAGGGACGGGCGGCGCGCGGGGACATGGAGACCGCGTTCAAGCGGATCAACATCGCCGCGAAGAACGTGGACACCCGCGAGCACGACCTCGTCGACGCCGACGACTACTTCCAGTACCACGGCGGCATGGTCGCCATGGTCCGCCACCTCACGGGCGCCAACCCCGAGGCGTACGTGGGCGATTCGGCCACCCCCGACCAGGTGAAGACCCGCACCCTCGGCGAGGAGACCCACCGCGTCTTCCGCGCCCGCGTGGTCAACCCGCGCTGGATGGCGGCCATGCGCCGGCACGGCTACAAGGGCGCCTTCGAGATGGCGGCGACCGTCGACTACCTCTTCGGCTACGACGCCACGGCGGGCGTGGTCGACGACTGGATGTACGAGAAGCTCAGCGCCGAGTACGTCTTCGACCCGGAGAACCGGGACTTCATGAAGAAGTCCAACCCGTGGGCGCTGCGCGGCATCACCGAGCGGCTTCTGGAGGCCGCCGACCGTGGCCTGTGGGCCGAGCCGGACGCGGAGACGCTGGAGCGGCTGCGCGCCACCTACCTGGAGCTCGAAGGCGACCTGGAGGGCGACGACCAGTGACCACCCCCTTTCCCTTTACGGCCCTCGTCGGACAGGACGATCTGCGGCTCGCGCTGCTGCTGAACGCCGTGTCGCCGGCGGTCGGCGGTGTGCTGGTGCGTGGTGAGAAGGGCACGGCCAAGTCCACGGCCGTACGGGCGCTTTCGGCGTTGCTGCCGGAGGTGCCGGTCGTCGCCGGGTGCCGTTTCTCCTGCGACCCGGCCAAGCCGGACCCGGCGTGCCCGGACGGGCCGCACGAGGCCGGTAACGGCGTCGAGCGCCCCGCCCGCATGGTCGAACTCCCGGTCGGTGCCTCCGAGGACCGGCTCGTCGGATCGCTCGACATCGAGCGGGCGCTCGCCGAGGGCGTGAAGTCCTTCGAGCCGGGCCTCCTCGCGGACGCGCACCGCGGCATCCTTTACGTCGACGAGGTCAACCTGCTCCACGACCACTTGGTCGACCTGCTGCTGGACGCGGCGGCGATGGGCGCGTCGTACGTCGAACGCGAGGGCGTCTCCGTACGGCACGCCTCGAAGTTCCTGCTCGTCGGCACCATGAACCCCGAAGAGGGCGAGCTGCGACCGCAGTTGCTCGACCGGTTCGGGCTGACCGTCGAGGTCGCGGCCTCGCGGGAGCCGGACCAGCGGGTGGAGGTCGTACGGCGGCGGCTGGCGTACGACGACGATCCGGGCGGGTTCACGGCGCGTTGGGCGGACGAGGAAGCTGCTGTACGGCAACGGATCGTCGGCGCGCGGGAGTTGTTGCCGTCGGTGCGGCTGGGCGACGGTGCGCTGCGGCAGATCGCGGCGACCTGCGCGGCGTTCGAGGTGGACGGCATGCGGGCCGACATCGTGATGGCCCGGACGGCCACCGCGCTGGCGGCCTGGGCGGGGCGGACCGAGGTGCTCGCGGAGGACGTGCGGCAGGCCGCGCTGCTCGCGCTGCCGCATCGGCGCCGCCGCAACCCCTTTGACGCGCCGGGCCTTGACGAGGACAAGCTCGACGAGACGCTGGAGGAGTTCTCCGGTGATGGCGAGGGCGACGAGGATCCCGATCCGGACGGGCCCGGTGGGGGTGGCGGTCAGCCGCCCTCCGAGGGGCCGCAGGACGACGGTTCCTCCGGCGCTCAGCCCGAGGCCGGTGACGGCGGTGAGCCGCAGGCCGGTGGTGCCGGTGCGGGTGAGCAGTCCGCCGTACGGGCTGCCGAGCCCTTTCGTACCAAGGTGCTCAGCGTGCCGGGGCTCGGGGACGGGGTCGCCGGGCGGCGTTCGCGGGCGCGGACCGAGCACGGCCGGACGACCGGTGCGCGACGGCCGCGGGGGGCGCTGACCAAGCTGCACCTGGCGGCGACCATGCAGGCTGCCGCCCCGCATCAACGGGCGCGCGGGCGGTCCGGGCCCGGCCTCGTGGTGCGCCGGGACGATCTGCGGCAGGCGACGCGGGAGGGGCGCGAGGGAAACCTCGTGCTGTTCGTCGTGGACGCCTCCGGTTCGATGGCGGCGCGGCAGCGGATGAGCGCGGTGAAGGGTGCCGTGTTGTCACTGCTGCTGGACGCGTACCAGCGGCGGGACAAGGTGGGGCTGGTGACGTTCCGGGGTTCGGCGGCGGATGTGGCGTTGCCGCCGACGTCGTCCGTGGACGCGGCCGCGGCGCGGCTGGAGACGTTGCCCACCGGTGGGCGGACGCCGCTTGCCGCCGGGCTGCTGAAGGCCCATGACGTGCTGCGGGTCGAGCGGCTGCGGGATCCCGCGCGGCGGGCGCTCGTCGTGGTCGTGACCGACGGTCGGGCCACCGGCGGGCCCGAGCCCGTCGCGCTGGCCTCGCGGGCGGCCCGGCTGTTCGCCGCCGAGGGGGTCGCCTCCGTGGTCGTCGACTGTGAGTCGGGGCCGGTGCGGCTGGGGCTGGCGGGGCAGCTCGCCGGTGAACTGGGCGGTACCGCGGTCACATTGGACGAGCTGCGGGCGGACTCCATCGCCGGGCTCGTGAAGGACGTACAGAGGAGGGCCGCGTAATGCCTCAGGGGCAGCCGAGTGTGGTGCCGGACGACGGTCTGACCACGCGTCAGCGTCGTAACCGGCCTTTGGTGGTCGTGCACACGGGGATCGGCAAGGGGAAGTCGACCGCCGCCTTCGGGCTCGCGCTGCGGGCCTGGAACCAGGGGTGGCCCATCGGGGTGTTCCAGTTCGTCAAGTCGGCGAAGTGGAAGGTCGGCGAGGAGAACGCGCTGCGGGTTCTCGGCGCCAGTGGCGAGGGTGGCTCCGTCGACTGGCACAAGATGGGTGAGGGCTGGTCCTGGGTCCAGCGCGACCAGCAGATGGACAACGAGGAGAAGGCCCGGGAGGGCTGGGAGCAGGTCAAGCGGGACCTGGCCGCCGAGACGTACCAGCTGTACGTGCTCGACGAGTTCGCCTATCCCATGCACTGGGGGTGGGTGGACACCGATGAGGTGATCTCCGTGCTGCGGGACCGGCCGGGCACCCAGCACGTCGTCATCACCGGGCGGAACGCTCCCGAGAAGCTGGTCGACTTCGCCGATCTCGTGACCGACATGTCCAAGGTCAAGCACCCCATGGACGCCGGGCAGAAGGGCCAGCGGGGTATCGAGTGGTGATGTCCTCGTCCGTTTCCGTTCCTCGGCTGGTCATCGCCGCGCCCTCGTCGGGCAGCGGCAAGACCACCGTTGCCACGGGGTTGATGGCCGCGTTCGCCGCGCGGGGGCTTGCCGTGTCTCCGCACAAGGTGGGTCCCGACTACATCGACCCCGGGTATCACGCGCTCGCCACCGGGCGGGTGGGGCGGAATCTCGACGCGTATCTGTGCGGGGCCGAGTTGGTCGGGCCGCTGTTCGCGCACGGGGCGCGCGGGTGTGACATCGCCGTCGTCGAGGGCGTGATGGGGCTGTACGACGGGGCCGCGGGGGAAGGTGAGCTGGCGTCCACGGCGCATGTGGCGAAGCTGCTGCGGGCGCCGGTGGTACTGGTCGTGGACGCGTCGTCGCAGTCGCGGTCGGTGGCGGCGCTGGTGCACGGGTTCGCCTCCTGGGATCCCGAGGTGCGGGTCGGGGGCGTGATCCTCAACAAGGTCGCTTCGGATCGGCACGAGGAGTTGTTGCGGGAGGCGTTGGACTCGGCCGGGGTGCCGGTGCTCGGGGTGTTGCGGCGGGTGGCTCAGGTGGATACGCCGTCGCGGCATCTGGGGTTGGTGCCGGTCGCCGAGCGGCGGGCGGAGGCGGTGGACGCGGTGGCGGCGATGGCCGCACAGGTTTCCGCCGGGTGCGATCTCGAGGCGCTGGTGGGGTTGGCTCGGGGTGCGGGCGTGTTGTCCTGTGCGGCTTGGGATGCGGCTGAGGTCCTGGCTTCTTCGCCCCCGCCGCCCCTTCCCGTCCCGACCCTGGGGGCTGCGCCCCCAGACCCCCGCTTTCGGCCCGAAGGGCCTCGTCCTCAAGCGCCGGACGGGCTGAAGGCACCGGTGGTCGCCGTCGCCGGTGGGTCCGCGTTCACCTTTTCCTACGCCGAGCATGCCGAGTTGCTCGGCGCTGCCGGGGCCGTCGTCGTGCCGTTCGATCCGCTCCGGGACGAGCAACTGCCTGACGGTACCCGTGGGTTGGTCATCGGGGGTGGGTTTCCCGAGGTGTATGCGTCTGAGTTGTCGGCCAACGAGCCGCTGCGTAAAGCCATCGGGGAGCTCGCTCTCAGCGGTGCTCCCGTGGCCGCCGAGTGTGCCGGGCTGCTCTATCTGTGCCGGGAGCTCGACGGGCTGCCGATGTGCGGGGTGCTCGACGCCTCCGCACGGATGAGCGAGCGGCTGACGCTCGGGTACCGGGATGCCGTGGCCGTGAGCGACAGTGCGCTCGCCGTCGCGGGGACCCGGATGCGCGGGCACGAGTTTCACCGGACCGTCGTCGAGCCGGGCTCGGGGGCGGCTCCCGCCTGGGGTGTGCGCGCCCCTCAACGGCGGGTCGAAGGTTTCGTACAACAAGGGGTGCACGCGAGTTATGTGCACACGCACTGGGCCTCGCAGCCCGGTGTCGCCCGTCGGTTCGTGGAGAGGTGCCGGACGTCATGAGCAGCAAGCTGGTCGGGGTCGGGGTAGGGCCCGGTGATCCGGAGCTGGTGACCGTCAAGGGCGTCAACGCTCTGCGGGCCGCCGATGTCGTCGTCGTGCCGGTGATGGACACCGGGGAGCGTGGGCGGGCCGAGGCCACGGTCCTGCACTACGTGGGTCAGGAGAAGGTCGTACGGGTCGTGTTCGCGCTCAACGAGCGGACCGACCGGGCCCGGCGCGAGACCGCCTGGGACGCCGCCGGGGATCGGGTCGCCCAGCTGCTCGCCGAGCACTCCTGTGTCGCCTTCGCCACCATCGGCGATCCGAACGTGTACTCCACCTTCACCTATCTCGCGCAGACCATCGCCGAGCTCGTGCCGGGGACCGTCGTGGAGACCGTGCCGGGCATCACCGCCATGCAGGATCTCGCCGCCCGTTCCGGTGCCGTGCTCACCGAGGGGACCGAGCCGCTGACGCTCGTGCCGGTGACCGCCGGGGCCGCGGCACTCAAGGAGGCCCTCGCCGGGCCCGGGACCGTGGTGGCGTACAAGTTCGGGCGGCAGGCCCAGGAGGTCGCCGAGGCGCTGCGGGAGACCGGGCGGATCGACGACGCCGTATGGGGGTCCGCGCTCGGGCTGCCGGAGGAGTCGGTGCGGCCCGCCTCCGAGCTCGGCGAGGCCGCGCTGCCCTATCTCTCCACTCTCATCGCGCCCGCCCCGCGCGGCGGCGGTCGGGGCGGCAAGCTGTGACACCCCCCGGTCCGCCCGCCAGAGGCTCAGTCGGCGACGCCGACCACCAGCCAGATGAACGCCGCACCCGCGACCGTGCACAGCAGGGTCGAGCGGGCGGGGTGTTCGTGGTGCGCCTCGGGGAGGATCTCGGCCGCCGCCAGGTAGAGGAGCGCGCCGCCGAAGAAGCCCAGATAGGCGCCGAGCAGCTGCTCCGGGATGGTGAGGAACAGGGTGGACGCGGCTCCCGCCACCGGGGCCACCGCGTCCGCGAACAGCATCGCGAGGGCTTTGCGGCGGGCGTTCCCGTACAGGCTCGTGATCGTGTACGTGTTGAAGCCGTCCGCGAAGTCGTGGGCGATCACCGCCAGGGCGACGGCCGTGCCCATGCCGCCGCCGACCTGGAAGGCCGCGCCGATCGCCACGCCGTCCATCGCGCTGTGACCGACCATCGCGGCCGCGGCCGTCAGGCCCACCTCGGGGACCCGGCCGTCGTGCTCCTCACCGCCGTGGGCCGCCTGGCGGACCGCCAGCAGACGTTCCACCAGATGGGCCAACAGGAAGCCGGCCACGAACAGCAGGAGTGCCGCCGGTACGCCGAACACCTCGGTGCCCGCCGCCTCCAGCGCCTCCGGCAGCAGGTCCAGGCCCACCACGCCCAGCATCAGGCCGCCGGCCAGGCCGAGGACGAGGTGACGGCGGTCGGTGACGCGTTGTGCCGTCCAGCCGCCGGCCAACGTCATCAGGAACGCGCCGAGCGCGACGAACACCGCCATGGGCCCTTCGTATCCGATCAGGCCCTGTGCGCGCACATCCAGCTGCCCTGTGAAGCTCCGTGAATCTTCGTTCGAGAGGACCCGAAACCATGGCCGACGCCCCTGCCGGCAAGGTGACCTTCGTCGGTGCCGGCCCCGGCGCCGCCGACCTGCTGACGTTCCGTGCCGCGCGCGCGATCGCCGAGGCCGACGTCGTGATCTGGGCGGCCAGCCTGGTCCAGGCGGAGGTTCTGGAGCACGCGCGGGAGGACGCGGAGATCCTCGACTCGGCGACCATGTCCCTGGAGGACGTCGTCGCCGTGTACGAGCGGGCCGCCGCCGAGGGCCTGCGCGTCGCCCGTATCCACTCCGGCGACCCCGCCCTGTGGGGCGGCACCCAGGAGCAGCTCGACCGGTGCGACCGGATCGGGATCGCCACCGAGGTGATCCCCGGCGTCTCCGCGTTCTCCGCCGTCGCCGCGCTCGCCCGGCGCGAGCTGACCATCCCGGAGGTCGCACAGTCCGTCGTCCTCACCCGGCTCGGCGGCGGCAAGACGCCGATGCCGCCCGGCGAGGAGGTACGGGAGTTCGCCAAGCACGGGACCACCATGGCGATCTTCCTGTCGGCGGCCCGTAGCGGGCAACTCGTGCGGGAGCTGCTCGAGGGCGGCTATCCGACCTCCACCCCCGTCGTCGTCGCCTACCAGGCCACCTGGCCCGAGGAGCTCATCGTGCGGTGCACGATCGAGACGCTGGAGGAGACCGTCAAGGAGCACAAGCTCTGGAAGCACACCCTCTTCCTCGTCGGCCCGGCGCTCGACGCCGAGGGCACCCGCTCGCACCTCTACCACCCCGGCCACTTCCACGGGTACCGCAAGGCCGACCCGGAGGCCCGCCGGGCGTTGCGGCAGCGGGGTGCGAGTACGTGATCACGGTCTTCGGTACGGGCACGGGGACGCCGGTTCCCGCCGAGGTGCTGGCCGGGGCCCGGCTGGTCGTGGGCGGCCGGCGTCATCTGGCGGCCGCGGCCGTCCCCGGGGACGTCGAGCAGGTCGTCCTCGGGCCGCTCGCGCCCGCGCTGGACGTCATCGAGCGGCATCTGGACAAGCAGGACCGGGTGGTCGTGCTGGCCTCCGGCGACCCCGGGTTCTTCGGGATCGTCCGGGTGCTGGCCGAGCGGTTCGGGGCCGAGCGGCTCGATGTCCGTGCCGGGGTCTCCTCCGTCGCCGCCGCGTTCGCGCGCGCCGGGCTGCCGTGGGACGACGCCGTGGTGGTCAGCGCACACGGCAGGGACCTTCGTACGGCCGTCAACGTGTGCCGGGCGCGGCCCAAGGTCGCCGTGCTGACCGGGCCGGGGGCCGGGCCCGCGGAGATCGGGGCCGCGCTCAGGTCCGACGACCGGGTCCTCGTCGTGGCGTCCGCGCTCGGGTCTCCGGAGGAGCGCGTCGAGCGGGTCACGCCCTCCGAGGCCGCCGCCCGGGACTGGGGGACGGCGGTGAGCGTGGTGCTGTGCCTGGACGAGGCGCGGGCGCTCGGTGCCGTGCGGACGGTCGCCGGGGCCACGCCCGGGCCCGCGCAATGGGCCCTGCACGAGGGCGAGTTCACCCATCGCGACTCGATGATCACCAAGTTCGAGGTGCGGGCGCTGGCACTGGCCCGGCTCGGTCCCCGGCTCGGTGAGCTGGTCTGGGACATCGGCGCGGGCTCCGGGTCCGTGGCCGTGGAGTGCGCGCGGTTCGGGGCCGCCGTCGTCGCGGTCGAGAAGACCCGGGACGGCGTGGAGCGGATCCGCGCCAACGCGGCGGCGCACGGTGTCGACGTCCGGGCCGTGCACGGGGCCGCGCCGACCGTGCTGTCCGATCTCGACGACCCGGACGCCGTGTTCATCGGCGGTGGGGGGCGCGAGCTGCCCGCCATCGTCACGGCGTGTGCGCGACGGGCCCGGCGCACGGTCGTGGTCGCGATGGCGGCGCTCGACCGGGTGCCAAGAGTGCGTGAGGCGCTCACCGGGGCCGGGTTCACCTGTGACGGAGTGCTGTTGCAGTCCTCGCGGCTCGCGCCGCTGCCGGGTGAGGTGACCCGGCTGGCGGCCACCAATCCTGTTTTTCTGTTGTGGGGGGTCCGAATCCCCGACCCTGAAGAAGGAGTTGCTCAGTGATCGGCCTCATTTCCGCCACCTCGGCGGGGGCGGCTGCGCGGGACCGGCTGGCCGCGGCGTGGCCGGAGCGGACGCGTGTGTACGAGGGTCCCGTCGGGGATGCCGTACGGGCCGCGTTCGCGGAGTGCGAGCAGCTCGTGTGTTTCCTCGCCACGGGGGCCGTGGTGCGGCTGGTCGCGCCGCTGCTCGGCGACAAGTCGTCGGACCCGGGTGTGGTGTGTGTCGACGAGGGCGGGCGGTTCGCCGTGTCGCTCGTCGGCGGGCATGGCGGCGGCGCCAATGAACTCGCCCGTGAGGTCGGGGAGTTGCTGGGCGCGGAACCGGTGGTGACGACGGCCACGGACGCCGTCGGGCTGCCGGGCCTGGACACGCTCGGGTTCCCGGTGGAGGGCGATGTCGCCGCGGTGTCGCGGGCGCTGCTCGACGGTGAACCGGTGGCTCTCAGGGCGGACTTCGCGTGGCCGCTGCCCGCGCTGAAGGTCACGGAGGAGGGCGAGTACCGCGTCCGTCTCACCGACCGTCTCGTGAAGGCGGCCGAGCGCGAGGTCGTGCTGCGGCCGCCGTCCCTCGTGGTCGGGGTCGGTGCCTCGAAGGGGGCGCCGGTGGACGAGGTGCTGGGCCTGATCGAGGGTGCGCTGCGGGACGCCGGGCTGTCGGCCGCGTCGGTCGCCGAACTGGCCACCGTGGACGCCAAGTCCGAGGAGCCCGGCATCGTCGGGGCGGCTCAGCGGCTCGGCGTGCCCCTGGTGACGTACTCCGCCGGGGAGTTGGCGTCCGTCGAGGTCCCGAACCCCTCCGGCGCGCCCCTCGCCGCCGTGGGCACGCCGTCGGTGGCGGAGGCCGCCGCGCTCGTCCGGGGCGGCGAACTCCTCGTCCCCAAGCGGAAGTCGGAGCGTGCGGACGGGCTGCCGGCCATGGCGACCTGCGCCGTCGTACGGCGTCCCGCGCGCGGCCGGCTCGCGGTCGTCGGGCTCGGCCCCGGCGCCCGTGACCTGCTCACGCCCCGCGCGAAGGCGGAGTTGCGGCGGGC
Above is a window of Streptomyces sp. NBC_00490 DNA encoding:
- the cobN gene encoding cobaltochelatase subunit CobN, whose product is MSTVLLLSTADTDLLAARAASGADYRIGNPTRVDVAEELPALVEGADIAVVRLLGGKRAWEDGLAALKAAGIPTVLLGGETVPDAELMAESSVPAGVVAEALRYLVEGGPANLTELARFLSDTVLLTGEGFDEPQKMPEYGVHGERTYVEGRPTIGVLFYRAHELSGNTAFVDTLCDAVEARGANALPVYCGSLRGADAEFYELLTKADALVATVLAAGGTHASQASAGGDEEAWDIGALADLDVPVLQGLCLTSSKAAWDESDAALSPMDAAMQVAIPEFDGRLITVPFSFKEQGPDDVPVYVADPERAARVAGIAVRHARLKHKPNAEKKLALVFTAYPTKHSRVGNAVGLDTPVSAVRVLDALRDAGYVVEGHPDNGDELIHRLINAGGHDVEWLTEEQLAAAPARVPLADYRAWFDKLDPELRSGMLEAWGEPPGNLYVDGDDIVLASLQFGNVVVMIQPPRGFGENPIAIYHDPDMPPSHHYMAAYRWLDNSFGADAVVHMGKHGTMEWLPGKGLGLSGGCAPDAVLGELPLIYPFIVNDPGEGTQAKRRGHATVVDHLVPPMARADTYGDLAKLEQLLDEYALVSDLDPTKAPAVRAQIWTLVKAAELHHDLHVEDQPDDDAFDEFVMHIDGYLCEIKDVQIRDGLHILGGGPVDEARVNLVLAVLRASQVWGGQANALPGLRASFAAHFGLVEKELLAEPGAPLKVPVELSDLVKGPSRTAADAIDLLEQLCRRVAEGMEARGWDAALVPALVRDVLGTELPDAVAVLEFACDEVVPRLARTTDEIGHILKALNGGYVPAGPSGSPTRGLVNVLPTGRNFYSVDPKAIPSRLSWEVGQSLADSLVQRYLQDTGEYPKSVGLTVWGTSAMRTQGDDIAEILALLGCRPVWDDASRRVTGFEIIGLEELGRPRIDVTVRISGFFRDAFPHVVALIDDAVRKVAELAEPADRNFVKAHADEDTAEHGDRRRATARIFGSKPGAYGAGLLPLIDARNWRSDADLAEVYAVWGGYAYGRGLEGRAARGDMETAFKRINIAAKNVDTREHDLVDADDYFQYHGGMVAMVRHLTGANPEAYVGDSATPDQVKTRTLGEETHRVFRARVVNPRWMAAMRRHGYKGAFEMAATVDYLFGYDATAGVVDDWMYEKLSAEYVFDPENRDFMKKSNPWALRGITERLLEAADRGLWAEPDAETLERLRATYLELEGDLEGDDQ
- a CDS encoding putative cobaltochelatase produces the protein MTTPFPFTALVGQDDLRLALLLNAVSPAVGGVLVRGEKGTAKSTAVRALSALLPEVPVVAGCRFSCDPAKPDPACPDGPHEAGNGVERPARMVELPVGASEDRLVGSLDIERALAEGVKSFEPGLLADAHRGILYVDEVNLLHDHLVDLLLDAAAMGASYVEREGVSVRHASKFLLVGTMNPEEGELRPQLLDRFGLTVEVAASREPDQRVEVVRRRLAYDDDPGGFTARWADEEAAVRQRIVGARELLPSVRLGDGALRQIAATCAAFEVDGMRADIVMARTATALAAWAGRTEVLAEDVRQAALLALPHRRRRNPFDAPGLDEDKLDETLEEFSGDGEGDEDPDPDGPGGGGGQPPSEGPQDDGSSGAQPEAGDGGEPQAGGAGAGEQSAVRAAEPFRTKVLSVPGLGDGVAGRRSRARTEHGRTTGARRPRGALTKLHLAATMQAAAPHQRARGRSGPGLVVRRDDLRQATREGREGNLVLFVVDASGSMAARQRMSAVKGAVLSLLLDAYQRRDKVGLVTFRGSAADVALPPTSSVDAAAARLETLPTGGRTPLAAGLLKAHDVLRVERLRDPARRALVVVVTDGRATGGPEPVALASRAARLFAAEGVASVVVDCESGPVRLGLAGQLAGELGGTAVTLDELRADSIAGLVKDVQRRAA
- the cobO gene encoding cob(I)yrinic acid a,c-diamide adenosyltransferase, yielding MPQGQPSVVPDDGLTTRQRRNRPLVVVHTGIGKGKSTAAFGLALRAWNQGWPIGVFQFVKSAKWKVGEENALRVLGASGEGGSVDWHKMGEGWSWVQRDQQMDNEEKAREGWEQVKRDLAAETYQLYVLDEFAYPMHWGWVDTDEVISVLRDRPGTQHVVITGRNAPEKLVDFADLVTDMSKVKHPMDAGQKGQRGIEW
- a CDS encoding cobyrinate a,c-diamide synthase, with the translated sequence MSSSVSVPRLVIAAPSSGSGKTTVATGLMAAFAARGLAVSPHKVGPDYIDPGYHALATGRVGRNLDAYLCGAELVGPLFAHGARGCDIAVVEGVMGLYDGAAGEGELASTAHVAKLLRAPVVLVVDASSQSRSVAALVHGFASWDPEVRVGGVILNKVASDRHEELLREALDSAGVPVLGVLRRVAQVDTPSRHLGLVPVAERRAEAVDAVAAMAAQVSAGCDLEALVGLARGAGVLSCAAWDAAEVLASSPPPPLPVPTLGAAPPDPRFRPEGPRPQAPDGLKAPVVAVAGGSAFTFSYAEHAELLGAAGAVVVPFDPLRDEQLPDGTRGLVIGGGFPEVYASELSANEPLRKAIGELALSGAPVAAECAGLLYLCRELDGLPMCGVLDASARMSERLTLGYRDAVAVSDSALAVAGTRMRGHEFHRTVVEPGSGAAPAWGVRAPQRRVEGFVQQGVHASYVHTHWASQPGVARRFVERCRTS
- the cobI gene encoding precorrin-2 C(20)-methyltransferase, encoding MSSKLVGVGVGPGDPELVTVKGVNALRAADVVVVPVMDTGERGRAEATVLHYVGQEKVVRVVFALNERTDRARRETAWDAAGDRVAQLLAEHSCVAFATIGDPNVYSTFTYLAQTIAELVPGTVVETVPGITAMQDLAARSGAVLTEGTEPLTLVPVTAGAAALKEALAGPGTVVAYKFGRQAQEVAEALRETGRIDDAVWGSALGLPEESVRPASELGEAALPYLSTLIAPAPRGGGRGGKL
- a CDS encoding ZIP family metal transporter — encoded protein: MAVFVALGAFLMTLAGGWTAQRVTDRRHLVLGLAGGLMLGVVGLDLLPEALEAAGTEVFGVPAALLLFVAGFLLAHLVERLLAVRQAAHGGEEHDGRVPEVGLTAAAAMVGHSAMDGVAIGAAFQVGGGMGTAVALAVIAHDFADGFNTYTITSLYGNARRKALAMLFADAVAPVAGAASTLFLTIPEQLLGAYLGFFGGALLYLAAAEILPEAHHEHPARSTLLCTVAGAAFIWLVVGVAD
- the cobM gene encoding precorrin-4 C(11)-methyltransferase is translated as MADAPAGKVTFVGAGPGAADLLTFRAARAIAEADVVIWAASLVQAEVLEHAREDAEILDSATMSLEDVVAVYERAAAEGLRVARIHSGDPALWGGTQEQLDRCDRIGIATEVIPGVSAFSAVAALARRELTIPEVAQSVVLTRLGGGKTPMPPGEEVREFAKHGTTMAIFLSAARSGQLVRELLEGGYPTSTPVVVAYQATWPEELIVRCTIETLEETVKEHKLWKHTLFLVGPALDAEGTRSHLYHPGHFHGYRKADPEARRALRQRGAST
- the cbiE gene encoding precorrin-6y C5,15-methyltransferase (decarboxylating) subunit CbiE, producing MITVFGTGTGTPVPAEVLAGARLVVGGRRHLAAAAVPGDVEQVVLGPLAPALDVIERHLDKQDRVVVLASGDPGFFGIVRVLAERFGAERLDVRAGVSSVAAAFARAGLPWDDAVVVSAHGRDLRTAVNVCRARPKVAVLTGPGAGPAEIGAALRSDDRVLVVASALGSPEERVERVTPSEAAARDWGTAVSVVLCLDEARALGAVRTVAGATPGPAQWALHEGEFTHRDSMITKFEVRALALARLGPRLGELVWDIGAGSGSVAVECARFGAAVVAVEKTRDGVERIRANAAAHGVDVRAVHGAAPTVLSDLDDPDAVFIGGGGRELPAIVTACARRARRTVVVAMAALDRVPRVREALTGAGFTCDGVLLQSSRLAPLPGEVTRLAATNPVFLLWGVRIPDPEEGVAQ